The following are encoded in a window of Brettanomyces bruxellensis chromosome 9, complete sequence genomic DNA:
- the TYS1 gene encoding Tyrosine--tRNA ligase cytoplasmic yields the protein MSNVVEDPKEKYTLITKGLQEVLNGQIIKKVLEEEKRPLKIYWGTAPTGKPHCGYFVPMIKLAHFLKAGCEVKVLLADLHAFLDNMKAPLDVVNYRAKYYEFIVKAILRSIGVPIEKLTFVVGSSYQLSRDYTLDLFKLANIVSQNDAKRAGADVVKQVANPLLSGLIYPLMQVLDEQYLDVDAEFGGVDQRKIFVLSEENIEALGYKKRAHMMNPMVPGLGQGGKMSSSDPNSKIDIIEKPKKVKKKINSAFCAPGNVEENGLLSFVQFVLGPVYELKHGTGTFQFFIDRPEKYGGPITYNSFEDLKTAFKEEKLSPVDLKAGVAAGINQLLEPIIAEYEANPEFQEAAAKGYPEPSKNNKQKKQKKQKNRGSRYPGKKDEEKETEKVSKKLEEAKIEN from the coding sequence atgAGCAACGTAGTGGAAGAtccaaaagagaaatataCTCTGATTACAAAGGGTTTGCAGGAAGTTCTCAATGGACAGATCATCAAGAAGGTTCtcgaagaagagaaaagaccTTTGAAAATTTACTGGGGAACTGCTCCAACTGGAAAGCCACACTGTGGTTACTTTGTTCCTATGATCAAATTGGCACATTTCCTTAAGGCTGGATGTGAAGTTAAAGTTCTTTTAGCCGATCTTCATGCCTTCTTAGATAACATGAAAGCACCATTGGATGTTGTCAACTACCGTGCAAAGTACTATGAATTTATTGTTAAGGCAATTCTACGTTCTATTGGTGTTCCAATTGAAAAGCTTACTTTTGTGGTCGGTTCTTCGTACCAGCTTTCCAGAGACTACACGTTGGATCTCTTCAAATTGGCAAATATCGTTTCGCAGAACGATGCCAAGAGAGCTGGTGCAGATGTGGTGAAGCAAGTGGCAAACCCATTGTTATCCGGCTTGATTTACCCTCTCATGCAAGTTCTTGACGAACAATACTTAGATGTGGATGCAGAGTTCGGCGGTGTTGACCAAAGAaagatttttgttttgtctGAAGAAAACATTGAGGCTCTTGGATACAAGAAGAGGGCTCACATGATGAACCCAATGGTGCCTGGATTGGGCCAAGGAGGAAAGATGTCATCTTCGGATCCAAACTCGAAAATCGACATTATAGAGAAGCCAAAAAAGgttaagaagaagatcaacaGTGCGTTCTGTGCACCAGGAAATGTAGAGGAAAATGGCTTGCTTTCCTTTGTTCAGTTTGTCTTGGGACCTGTTTATGAATTGAAACATGGTACTGGAACGTTCCAGTTCTTTATTGACAGACCAGAGAAATACGGCGGCCCAATTACCTACAACAGTTTTGAGGACTTGAAAACTGCAtttaaagaagagaaactCTCACCAGTGGACTTGAAAGCTGGTGTTGCTGCTGGAATCAACCAATTGTTGGAGCCAATTATTGCCGAATACGAAGCCAATCCAGAATTTCAGGAAGCAGCAGCTAAAGGATACCCAGAGCCGTCAAAGAACaacaaacagaaaaagcaaaagaagcaaaagaacAGAGGATCACGGTATCCTGGAAAGAAGGacgaagagaaagagaccGAAAAGGTGTCCAAGAAGCTTGAGGAGGCAAAAATTGAGAATTGA
- a CDS encoding uncharacterized protein (MEROPS:MER0066916), with product MNEQKKVVNVGVLALQGSFREHLSHLENLFKELAENSDYSKYEFKACKVKAKKDLDSLNGIIICGGESTTMTILLQRTKILNTLREMITRRHLPAWGTCCGLILLSNHIENNKSKILGDLTYECIGGLDVTVSRNSFGRQLESFTETIDLTEATNHQIKRFEGVFIRAPTITTIDGNDGTKILATVTRNEHTYVVGAMNRTVLGTSFHPELVDGDYRFHKWFLDKFILKNLDL from the coding sequence ATGAATGAACAGAAAAAGGTTGTTAATGTTGGAGTTTTAGCTCTTCAGGGCTCCTTTAGAGAGCACCTATCCCACCTGGAAAACTTATTTAAGGAACTTGCCGAAAATTCAGATTACTCAAAGTATGAATTTAAAGCATGCAAAGTGAAGGCGAAGAAGGACCTTGATTCTTTGAATGGAATCATTATTTGTGGAGGAGAATCAACTACAATGACAATTCTTCTCCagagaacaaaaatacTAAATACCTTGCGTGAAATGATTACCAGAAGGCATCTTCCTGCATGGGGAACATGCTGTGGACTCATTTTACTTTCAAatcatattgaaaataacaaGTCAAAAATATTAGGCGATTTGACATATGAATGTATAGGGGGACTTGATGTGACTGTTAGTCGGAACTCATTTGGAAGACAACTAGAGTCTTTTACTGAAACAATAGATCTGACAGAAGCCACAAATCACCAAATTAAAAGATTTGAAGGGGTTTTTATTAGGGCACCAACTATAACAACAATTGATGGCAATGATGGCACAAAAATATTGGCAACAGTTACTAGAAATGAACATACTTATGTAGTTGGGGCTATGAACAGAACAGTACTAGGAACCTCATTTCATCCAGAGCTAGTCGATGGGGATTATAGATTCCATAAATGGTTTTTAGACAAAttcattttaaaaaatctAGATTTATGA
- a CDS encoding uncharacterized protein (BUSCO:EOG09263MIB), whose protein sequence is MLNSSSNTFQHKSGLAQMLKNGVIMDVTNPEQAKIAEEAGAVAVMALERVPADIRREGGVARMSSPDMIQSIMKTVSIPVMAKARIGHFVEAQILEKVGVDFVDESEVLTVADKKKHIEKSKFKVPFVCGARNLYEALRRIEEGAAMIRTKGEAGTGDVSEAVSHIRMIQAQIEEVINLFPKGIYVDDPKLISFAAKNDVKPESIINLIESNGKLPVVDFAAGGIASPADAALCMQLGCDGVFVGSGIFKSSNPRMLAKAIVNAVNDFDEPEKLLQCSKGLGKLMFGVQISGLAKSEIMATRG, encoded by the coding sequence ATGTTAAATTCCTCCAGTAACACCTTTCAGCATAAAAGTGGACTTGCACAAATGCTAAAAAATGGAGTCATCATGGATGTAACCAATCCGGAACAGGCAAAAATTGCCGAAGAAGCTGGTGCGGTTGCAGTCATGGCTTTGGAGAGAGTGCCGGCAGATATTAGAAGAGAAGGTGGAGTTGCAAGAATGTCTAGCCCAGACATGATTCAGAGTATTATGAAGACTGTTTCCATCCCTGTCATGGCAAAGGCACGAATTGGTCACTTCGTTGAAGCTCAGATATTGGAGAAGGTTGGTGTggattttgttgatgaatcTGAAGTGCTCACGGTTGcagataagaagaagcacaTTGAGAAATCGAAGTTCAAAGTTCCGTTTGTCTGTGGAGCTAGGAACCTTTATGAGGCTTTAAGAAGAATCGAGGAGGGAGCAGCAATGATCCGTACTAAAGGTGAGGCAGGGACTGGAGATGTGAGTGAAGCTGTATCGCATATTAGAATGATTCAAGCCCAGATTGAAGAGGTTATAAACCTTTTCCCCAAGGGCATCTATGTCGATGACCCTAAGCTAATAAGCTTTGCTGCAAAGAACGATGTTAAACCTGAATCAATCATTAATTTAATAGAAAGTAATGGTAAGCTTCCAGTGGTTGATTTTGCTGCTGGTGGAATTGCTTCCCCGGCAGATGCCGCTTTATGTATGCAATTAGGCTGCGATGGTGTATTTGTCGGATCTGGAATTTTCAAGAGCTCCAATCCTCGAATGTTGGCAAAAGCCATCGTCAATGCAGTTAATGACTTTGACGAACCAGAAAAGCTTCTACAGTGTAGCAAAGGCCTTGGAAAGTTGATGTTTGGGGTGCAGATCTCTGGTTTGGCCAAAAGTGAAATTATGGCTACCAGAGGTTAA